One Syngnathoides biaculeatus isolate LvHL_M chromosome 4, ASM1980259v1, whole genome shotgun sequence DNA window includes the following coding sequences:
- the rtkna gene encoding rhotekin isoform X1, which yields MFCRNQTTRATVARGSALEMEIRRGRFRKSLYVNTSQDSDIQKKIDHEIRMRDGACKLLAACSQRDQALEAAKSLQTCSTRIMAYMSELQKMKQAQVMQKVTRRSSDAGPMDDRLPCKGKVAISDLRIPLMWKDTEYFKNKGELHRCAVFCLLQLGGEIFDTDMVTVDRTLTDICFDNTIVFSEADPAFELRVELYSCCSEEDFTAGSTPRKLASKLSSSLGRSAGKKLRAAMEPGPCSPVTNGGACPLLLPVPSVPGPKYHLLAHTTLSLSHAQDNFRTHDLTISGNEECSYWLPLYGSVCCRLAAQPQCMTQQMMSGPLKVSQLGGGPHNWTKVYAFLKGTSLSCYRRQEDIQDGVDPAFTIAINKETRIRVSDKDAQGKAQNVSISNRYGGEDVTHTLTTDSREETHRWMEAFWQHFYDMSTWKQCCDDLMKIEQPSPRKPTPLTLKQGSLYHEMVIESSDEFGSSVSDMLARRMRELELRSQLGVSPTWMSLFEENHPKSAGPPRPCTSRLPGQGPLDPRRLSRSPASSPRGLLSSDASLTSDSDSHCSTSPCSRHHGWPEPVPGFSLPSPSRPRPRTLSLDAKLSTLRGRVYGAGGAFHCQPASSSRSPLSQRSTQTALSCSSSTSTSSSSSSNSEGCGHSPESSECAAFSRPSPARRSLRNLRARLDPRNWLQSQV from the exons GACAGCGACATCCAGAAAAAAATCGACCATGAGATCCGGATGCGCGACGGGGCCTGCAAGCTCCTGGCTGCCTGCTCCCAGCGAGATCAGGCCTTGGAGGCGGCCAAGAGCCTGCAGACGTGCAGCACCCGCATAATGGCTTACATGTCCGAGCTGCAGAAGATGAAGCAGGCGCAGGTCATGCAGAAGGTGACGCGGAGGTCATCGGACGCGGGGCCCATGGATGACAGGCTGCCGTGCAAAGGGAAAGTGGCCATATCAG ATCTACGTATACCTCTCATGTGGAAAGACACGGAGTACTTCAAGAACAAAGGAG AGCTCCATCGCTGTGCGGTGTTTTGCCTCCTGCAGTTAGGAGGAGAGATCTTTGACACGGACATGGTGACAGTAGACCGGACGCTCACGGACATTTGCTTCGACAACACCATTGTATT CAGCGAAGCCGATCCCGCTTTCGAGCTGCGTGTTGAGCTGTACAGCTGCTGCTCAGAGGAGGACTTCACGGCGGGGAGTACGCCACGGAAGCTAGCCAGCAAGCTGAGCTCCTCCTTGGGCCGCTCGGCTGGGAAGAAGCTGCGGGCCGCCATGGAGCCCGGTCCGTGCAGCCCGGTCACCAATGGAGGGGCGTGTCCGCTTCTGCTGCCCGTTCCTTCTGTACC GGGCCCAAAGTACCACCTGCTCGCTCACACCACCCTGTCGCTGTCACACGCCCAGGACAATTTTCGCACACACGACCTCACCATTTCAGGCAACG aAGAATGCTCCTACTGGCTGCCTCTCTACGGAAGTGTGTGTTGCCGGCTTGCAGCCCAGCCTCAGTGTATGACCCAGCAGATGATGAGCGGACCTTTGAAAGTGTCG CAGCTTGGAGGTGGCCCACACAATTGGACAAAAGTCTACGCGTTCCTGAAAGGAACGAGCCTCTCCTGCTACCGACGACAAGAAGACATTCAGGACGGCGTCGACCCGGCGTTCACCATTGCCATCAACAAG GAGACCAGAATACGCGTGTCGGATAAGGACGCCCAGGGCAAAGCTCAGAACGTTTCCATCAGTAACCGGTACGGCGGCGAAGACGTCACGCACACGCTGACCACAGACAGTCGAGAGGAGACACATAGGTGGATGGAAGCCTTCTGGCAACACTTTTATGACATGA gcacgtggaagCAGTGCTGTGACGACTTGATGAAAATTGAACAGCCGTCACCACGGAAACCGACTCCCCTCACACTGAAGCAAGGCTCCCTTTACCATGAAATGG TTATTGAGTCATCAGATGAGTTCGGCAGCAGCGTGTCGGACATGTTGGCTCGAAGGATGCGTGAGTTGGAGCTGCGCAGCCAGCTGGGCGTGTCTCCAACCTGGATGTCCCTCTTTGAGGAGAACCACCCCAAAAGCGCCGGCCCCCCTCGTCCGTGTACCTCTCGCCTGCCCGGCCAGGGCCCCCTCGACCCCCGACGCCTCTCCCGCAGCCCCGCCAGCTCCCCGCGGGGTCTCCTGTCCTCTGACGCCAGCCTGACGTCAGACAGTGACAGCCACTGCAGTACCAGCCCCTGCTCCCGCCACCATGGCTGGCCCGAGCCCGTCCCCGGCTTCTCCCTGCCGTCCCCCTCCCGTCCAAGGCCGCGTACCCTCTCGCTGGACGCCAAGCTCAGCACGCTGCGGGGGAGGGTCTACGGGGCAGGAGGCGCCTTCCACTGCCAGCCTGCCTCTTCGTCGCGCTCGCCACTCTCCCAGCGAAGCACGCAGACCGCCTTGTCCTGCTCcagctccacctccacctccagcagcagctccaGCAACAGCGAAGGCTGCGGACACAGCCCGGAGTCATCCGAGTGCGCCGCCTTCTCGCGGCCCTCACCGGCCAGACGCAGCCTCAGGAACCTCAGGGCCAGACTCGACCCACGGAACTGGCTCCAAAGTCAGGTGTGA
- the rtkna gene encoding rhotekin isoform X3 — MPVDNLTNMEEKLWILEDLNMMYIRQIALSLQDSDIQKKIDHEIRMRDGACKLLAACSQRDQALEAAKSLQTCSTRIMAYMSELQKMKQAQVMQKVTRRSSDAGPMDDRLPCKGKVAISDLRIPLMWKDTEYFKNKGELHRCAVFCLLQLGGEIFDTDMVTVDRTLTDICFDNTIVFSEADPAFELRVELYSCCSEEDFTAGSTPRKLASKLSSSLGRSAGKKLRAAMEPGPCSPVTNGGACPLLLPVPSVPGPKYHLLAHTTLSLSHAQDNFRTHDLTISGNEECSYWLPLYGSVCCRLAAQPQCMTQQMMSGPLKVSQLGGGPHNWTKVYAFLKGTSLSCYRRQEDIQDGVDPAFTIAINKETRIRVSDKDAQGKAQNVSISNRYGGEDVTHTLTTDSREETHRWMEAFWQHFYDMSTWKQCCDDLMKIEQPSPRKPTPLTLKQGSLYHEMVIESSDEFGSSVSDMLARRMRELELRSQLGVSPTWMSLFEENHPKSAGPPRPCTSRLPGQGPLDPRRLSRSPASSPRGLLSSDASLTSDSDSHCSTSPCSRHHGWPEPVPGFSLPSPSRPRPRTLSLDAKLSTLRGRVYGAGGAFHCQPASSSRSPLSQRSTQTALSCSSSTSTSSSSSSNSEGCGHSPESSECAAFSRPSPARRSLRNLRARLDPRNWLQSQV; from the exons GACAGCGACATCCAGAAAAAAATCGACCATGAGATCCGGATGCGCGACGGGGCCTGCAAGCTCCTGGCTGCCTGCTCCCAGCGAGATCAGGCCTTGGAGGCGGCCAAGAGCCTGCAGACGTGCAGCACCCGCATAATGGCTTACATGTCCGAGCTGCAGAAGATGAAGCAGGCGCAGGTCATGCAGAAGGTGACGCGGAGGTCATCGGACGCGGGGCCCATGGATGACAGGCTGCCGTGCAAAGGGAAAGTGGCCATATCAG ATCTACGTATACCTCTCATGTGGAAAGACACGGAGTACTTCAAGAACAAAGGAG AGCTCCATCGCTGTGCGGTGTTTTGCCTCCTGCAGTTAGGAGGAGAGATCTTTGACACGGACATGGTGACAGTAGACCGGACGCTCACGGACATTTGCTTCGACAACACCATTGTATT CAGCGAAGCCGATCCCGCTTTCGAGCTGCGTGTTGAGCTGTACAGCTGCTGCTCAGAGGAGGACTTCACGGCGGGGAGTACGCCACGGAAGCTAGCCAGCAAGCTGAGCTCCTCCTTGGGCCGCTCGGCTGGGAAGAAGCTGCGGGCCGCCATGGAGCCCGGTCCGTGCAGCCCGGTCACCAATGGAGGGGCGTGTCCGCTTCTGCTGCCCGTTCCTTCTGTACC GGGCCCAAAGTACCACCTGCTCGCTCACACCACCCTGTCGCTGTCACACGCCCAGGACAATTTTCGCACACACGACCTCACCATTTCAGGCAACG aAGAATGCTCCTACTGGCTGCCTCTCTACGGAAGTGTGTGTTGCCGGCTTGCAGCCCAGCCTCAGTGTATGACCCAGCAGATGATGAGCGGACCTTTGAAAGTGTCG CAGCTTGGAGGTGGCCCACACAATTGGACAAAAGTCTACGCGTTCCTGAAAGGAACGAGCCTCTCCTGCTACCGACGACAAGAAGACATTCAGGACGGCGTCGACCCGGCGTTCACCATTGCCATCAACAAG GAGACCAGAATACGCGTGTCGGATAAGGACGCCCAGGGCAAAGCTCAGAACGTTTCCATCAGTAACCGGTACGGCGGCGAAGACGTCACGCACACGCTGACCACAGACAGTCGAGAGGAGACACATAGGTGGATGGAAGCCTTCTGGCAACACTTTTATGACATGA gcacgtggaagCAGTGCTGTGACGACTTGATGAAAATTGAACAGCCGTCACCACGGAAACCGACTCCCCTCACACTGAAGCAAGGCTCCCTTTACCATGAAATGG TTATTGAGTCATCAGATGAGTTCGGCAGCAGCGTGTCGGACATGTTGGCTCGAAGGATGCGTGAGTTGGAGCTGCGCAGCCAGCTGGGCGTGTCTCCAACCTGGATGTCCCTCTTTGAGGAGAACCACCCCAAAAGCGCCGGCCCCCCTCGTCCGTGTACCTCTCGCCTGCCCGGCCAGGGCCCCCTCGACCCCCGACGCCTCTCCCGCAGCCCCGCCAGCTCCCCGCGGGGTCTCCTGTCCTCTGACGCCAGCCTGACGTCAGACAGTGACAGCCACTGCAGTACCAGCCCCTGCTCCCGCCACCATGGCTGGCCCGAGCCCGTCCCCGGCTTCTCCCTGCCGTCCCCCTCCCGTCCAAGGCCGCGTACCCTCTCGCTGGACGCCAAGCTCAGCACGCTGCGGGGGAGGGTCTACGGGGCAGGAGGCGCCTTCCACTGCCAGCCTGCCTCTTCGTCGCGCTCGCCACTCTCCCAGCGAAGCACGCAGACCGCCTTGTCCTGCTCcagctccacctccacctccagcagcagctccaGCAACAGCGAAGGCTGCGGACACAGCCCGGAGTCATCCGAGTGCGCCGCCTTCTCGCGGCCCTCACCGGCCAGACGCAGCCTCAGGAACCTCAGGGCCAGACTCGACCCACGGAACTGGCTCCAAAGTCAGGTGTGA
- the rtkna gene encoding rhotekin isoform X4, giving the protein MNHTNNQADSDIQKKIDHEIRMRDGACKLLAACSQRDQALEAAKSLQTCSTRIMAYMSELQKMKQAQVMQKVTRRSSDAGPMDDRLPCKGKVAISDLRIPLMWKDTEYFKNKGELHRCAVFCLLQLGGEIFDTDMVTVDRTLTDICFDNTIVFSEADPAFELRVELYSCCSEEDFTAGSTPRKLASKLSSSLGRSAGKKLRAAMEPGPCSPVTNGGACPLLLPVPSVPGPKYHLLAHTTLSLSHAQDNFRTHDLTISGNEECSYWLPLYGSVCCRLAAQPQCMTQQMMSGPLKVSQLGGGPHNWTKVYAFLKGTSLSCYRRQEDIQDGVDPAFTIAINKETRIRVSDKDAQGKAQNVSISNRYGGEDVTHTLTTDSREETHRWMEAFWQHFYDMSTWKQCCDDLMKIEQPSPRKPTPLTLKQGSLYHEMVIESSDEFGSSVSDMLARRMRELELRSQLGVSPTWMSLFEENHPKSAGPPRPCTSRLPGQGPLDPRRLSRSPASSPRGLLSSDASLTSDSDSHCSTSPCSRHHGWPEPVPGFSLPSPSRPRPRTLSLDAKLSTLRGRVYGAGGAFHCQPASSSRSPLSQRSTQTALSCSSSTSTSSSSSSNSEGCGHSPESSECAAFSRPSPARRSLRNLRARLDPRNWLQSQV; this is encoded by the exons GACAGCGACATCCAGAAAAAAATCGACCATGAGATCCGGATGCGCGACGGGGCCTGCAAGCTCCTGGCTGCCTGCTCCCAGCGAGATCAGGCCTTGGAGGCGGCCAAGAGCCTGCAGACGTGCAGCACCCGCATAATGGCTTACATGTCCGAGCTGCAGAAGATGAAGCAGGCGCAGGTCATGCAGAAGGTGACGCGGAGGTCATCGGACGCGGGGCCCATGGATGACAGGCTGCCGTGCAAAGGGAAAGTGGCCATATCAG ATCTACGTATACCTCTCATGTGGAAAGACACGGAGTACTTCAAGAACAAAGGAG AGCTCCATCGCTGTGCGGTGTTTTGCCTCCTGCAGTTAGGAGGAGAGATCTTTGACACGGACATGGTGACAGTAGACCGGACGCTCACGGACATTTGCTTCGACAACACCATTGTATT CAGCGAAGCCGATCCCGCTTTCGAGCTGCGTGTTGAGCTGTACAGCTGCTGCTCAGAGGAGGACTTCACGGCGGGGAGTACGCCACGGAAGCTAGCCAGCAAGCTGAGCTCCTCCTTGGGCCGCTCGGCTGGGAAGAAGCTGCGGGCCGCCATGGAGCCCGGTCCGTGCAGCCCGGTCACCAATGGAGGGGCGTGTCCGCTTCTGCTGCCCGTTCCTTCTGTACC GGGCCCAAAGTACCACCTGCTCGCTCACACCACCCTGTCGCTGTCACACGCCCAGGACAATTTTCGCACACACGACCTCACCATTTCAGGCAACG aAGAATGCTCCTACTGGCTGCCTCTCTACGGAAGTGTGTGTTGCCGGCTTGCAGCCCAGCCTCAGTGTATGACCCAGCAGATGATGAGCGGACCTTTGAAAGTGTCG CAGCTTGGAGGTGGCCCACACAATTGGACAAAAGTCTACGCGTTCCTGAAAGGAACGAGCCTCTCCTGCTACCGACGACAAGAAGACATTCAGGACGGCGTCGACCCGGCGTTCACCATTGCCATCAACAAG GAGACCAGAATACGCGTGTCGGATAAGGACGCCCAGGGCAAAGCTCAGAACGTTTCCATCAGTAACCGGTACGGCGGCGAAGACGTCACGCACACGCTGACCACAGACAGTCGAGAGGAGACACATAGGTGGATGGAAGCCTTCTGGCAACACTTTTATGACATGA gcacgtggaagCAGTGCTGTGACGACTTGATGAAAATTGAACAGCCGTCACCACGGAAACCGACTCCCCTCACACTGAAGCAAGGCTCCCTTTACCATGAAATGG TTATTGAGTCATCAGATGAGTTCGGCAGCAGCGTGTCGGACATGTTGGCTCGAAGGATGCGTGAGTTGGAGCTGCGCAGCCAGCTGGGCGTGTCTCCAACCTGGATGTCCCTCTTTGAGGAGAACCACCCCAAAAGCGCCGGCCCCCCTCGTCCGTGTACCTCTCGCCTGCCCGGCCAGGGCCCCCTCGACCCCCGACGCCTCTCCCGCAGCCCCGCCAGCTCCCCGCGGGGTCTCCTGTCCTCTGACGCCAGCCTGACGTCAGACAGTGACAGCCACTGCAGTACCAGCCCCTGCTCCCGCCACCATGGCTGGCCCGAGCCCGTCCCCGGCTTCTCCCTGCCGTCCCCCTCCCGTCCAAGGCCGCGTACCCTCTCGCTGGACGCCAAGCTCAGCACGCTGCGGGGGAGGGTCTACGGGGCAGGAGGCGCCTTCCACTGCCAGCCTGCCTCTTCGTCGCGCTCGCCACTCTCCCAGCGAAGCACGCAGACCGCCTTGTCCTGCTCcagctccacctccacctccagcagcagctccaGCAACAGCGAAGGCTGCGGACACAGCCCGGAGTCATCCGAGTGCGCCGCCTTCTCGCGGCCCTCACCGGCCAGACGCAGCCTCAGGAACCTCAGGGCCAGACTCGACCCACGGAACTGGCTCCAAAGTCAGGTGTGA
- the rtkna gene encoding rhotekin isoform X5, with product MRDGACKLLAACSQRDQALEAAKSLQTCSTRIMAYMSELQKMKQAQVMQKVTRRSSDAGPMDDRLPCKGKVAISDLRIPLMWKDTEYFKNKGELHRCAVFCLLQLGGEIFDTDMVTVDRTLTDICFDNTIVFSEADPAFELRVELYSCCSEEDFTAGSTPRKLASKLSSSLGRSAGKKLRAAMEPGPCSPVTNGGACPLLLPVPSVPGPKYHLLAHTTLSLSHAQDNFRTHDLTISGNEECSYWLPLYGSVCCRLAAQPQCMTQQMMSGPLKVSQLGGGPHNWTKVYAFLKGTSLSCYRRQEDIQDGVDPAFTIAINKETRIRVSDKDAQGKAQNVSISNRYGGEDVTHTLTTDSREETHRWMEAFWQHFYDMSTWKQCCDDLMKIEQPSPRKPTPLTLKQGSLYHEMVIESSDEFGSSVSDMLARRMRELELRSQLGVSPTWMSLFEENHPKSAGPPRPCTSRLPGQGPLDPRRLSRSPASSPRGLLSSDASLTSDSDSHCSTSPCSRHHGWPEPVPGFSLPSPSRPRPRTLSLDAKLSTLRGRVYGAGGAFHCQPASSSRSPLSQRSTQTALSCSSSTSTSSSSSSNSEGCGHSPESSECAAFSRPSPARRSLRNLRARLDPRNWLQSQV from the exons ATGCGCGACGGGGCCTGCAAGCTCCTGGCTGCCTGCTCCCAGCGAGATCAGGCCTTGGAGGCGGCCAAGAGCCTGCAGACGTGCAGCACCCGCATAATGGCTTACATGTCCGAGCTGCAGAAGATGAAGCAGGCGCAGGTCATGCAGAAGGTGACGCGGAGGTCATCGGACGCGGGGCCCATGGATGACAGGCTGCCGTGCAAAGGGAAAGTGGCCATATCAG ATCTACGTATACCTCTCATGTGGAAAGACACGGAGTACTTCAAGAACAAAGGAG AGCTCCATCGCTGTGCGGTGTTTTGCCTCCTGCAGTTAGGAGGAGAGATCTTTGACACGGACATGGTGACAGTAGACCGGACGCTCACGGACATTTGCTTCGACAACACCATTGTATT CAGCGAAGCCGATCCCGCTTTCGAGCTGCGTGTTGAGCTGTACAGCTGCTGCTCAGAGGAGGACTTCACGGCGGGGAGTACGCCACGGAAGCTAGCCAGCAAGCTGAGCTCCTCCTTGGGCCGCTCGGCTGGGAAGAAGCTGCGGGCCGCCATGGAGCCCGGTCCGTGCAGCCCGGTCACCAATGGAGGGGCGTGTCCGCTTCTGCTGCCCGTTCCTTCTGTACC GGGCCCAAAGTACCACCTGCTCGCTCACACCACCCTGTCGCTGTCACACGCCCAGGACAATTTTCGCACACACGACCTCACCATTTCAGGCAACG aAGAATGCTCCTACTGGCTGCCTCTCTACGGAAGTGTGTGTTGCCGGCTTGCAGCCCAGCCTCAGTGTATGACCCAGCAGATGATGAGCGGACCTTTGAAAGTGTCG CAGCTTGGAGGTGGCCCACACAATTGGACAAAAGTCTACGCGTTCCTGAAAGGAACGAGCCTCTCCTGCTACCGACGACAAGAAGACATTCAGGACGGCGTCGACCCGGCGTTCACCATTGCCATCAACAAG GAGACCAGAATACGCGTGTCGGATAAGGACGCCCAGGGCAAAGCTCAGAACGTTTCCATCAGTAACCGGTACGGCGGCGAAGACGTCACGCACACGCTGACCACAGACAGTCGAGAGGAGACACATAGGTGGATGGAAGCCTTCTGGCAACACTTTTATGACATGA gcacgtggaagCAGTGCTGTGACGACTTGATGAAAATTGAACAGCCGTCACCACGGAAACCGACTCCCCTCACACTGAAGCAAGGCTCCCTTTACCATGAAATGG TTATTGAGTCATCAGATGAGTTCGGCAGCAGCGTGTCGGACATGTTGGCTCGAAGGATGCGTGAGTTGGAGCTGCGCAGCCAGCTGGGCGTGTCTCCAACCTGGATGTCCCTCTTTGAGGAGAACCACCCCAAAAGCGCCGGCCCCCCTCGTCCGTGTACCTCTCGCCTGCCCGGCCAGGGCCCCCTCGACCCCCGACGCCTCTCCCGCAGCCCCGCCAGCTCCCCGCGGGGTCTCCTGTCCTCTGACGCCAGCCTGACGTCAGACAGTGACAGCCACTGCAGTACCAGCCCCTGCTCCCGCCACCATGGCTGGCCCGAGCCCGTCCCCGGCTTCTCCCTGCCGTCCCCCTCCCGTCCAAGGCCGCGTACCCTCTCGCTGGACGCCAAGCTCAGCACGCTGCGGGGGAGGGTCTACGGGGCAGGAGGCGCCTTCCACTGCCAGCCTGCCTCTTCGTCGCGCTCGCCACTCTCCCAGCGAAGCACGCAGACCGCCTTGTCCTGCTCcagctccacctccacctccagcagcagctccaGCAACAGCGAAGGCTGCGGACACAGCCCGGAGTCATCCGAGTGCGCCGCCTTCTCGCGGCCCTCACCGGCCAGACGCAGCCTCAGGAACCTCAGGGCCAGACTCGACCCACGGAACTGGCTCCAAAGTCAGGTGTGA
- the rtkna gene encoding rhotekin isoform X2: protein MFCRNQTTRATVARGSALEMEIRRGRFRKSLYVNTSQDSDIQKKIDHEIRMRDGACKLLAACSQRDQALEAAKSLQTCSTRIMAYMSELQKMKQAQVMQKVTRRSSDAGPMDDRLPCKGKVAISDLRIPLMWKDTEYFKNKGELHRCAVFCLLQLGGEIFDTDMVTVDRTLTDICFDNTIVFSEADPAFELRVELYSCCSEEDFTAGSTPRKLASKLSSSLGRSAGKKLRAAMEPGPCSPVTNGGACPLLLPVPSVPGPKYHLLAHTTLSLSHAQDNFRTHDLTISGNEECSYWLPLYGSVCCRLAAQPQCMTQQMMSGPLKVSLGGGPHNWTKVYAFLKGTSLSCYRRQEDIQDGVDPAFTIAINKETRIRVSDKDAQGKAQNVSISNRYGGEDVTHTLTTDSREETHRWMEAFWQHFYDMSTWKQCCDDLMKIEQPSPRKPTPLTLKQGSLYHEMVIESSDEFGSSVSDMLARRMRELELRSQLGVSPTWMSLFEENHPKSAGPPRPCTSRLPGQGPLDPRRLSRSPASSPRGLLSSDASLTSDSDSHCSTSPCSRHHGWPEPVPGFSLPSPSRPRPRTLSLDAKLSTLRGRVYGAGGAFHCQPASSSRSPLSQRSTQTALSCSSSTSTSSSSSSNSEGCGHSPESSECAAFSRPSPARRSLRNLRARLDPRNWLQSQV, encoded by the exons GACAGCGACATCCAGAAAAAAATCGACCATGAGATCCGGATGCGCGACGGGGCCTGCAAGCTCCTGGCTGCCTGCTCCCAGCGAGATCAGGCCTTGGAGGCGGCCAAGAGCCTGCAGACGTGCAGCACCCGCATAATGGCTTACATGTCCGAGCTGCAGAAGATGAAGCAGGCGCAGGTCATGCAGAAGGTGACGCGGAGGTCATCGGACGCGGGGCCCATGGATGACAGGCTGCCGTGCAAAGGGAAAGTGGCCATATCAG ATCTACGTATACCTCTCATGTGGAAAGACACGGAGTACTTCAAGAACAAAGGAG AGCTCCATCGCTGTGCGGTGTTTTGCCTCCTGCAGTTAGGAGGAGAGATCTTTGACACGGACATGGTGACAGTAGACCGGACGCTCACGGACATTTGCTTCGACAACACCATTGTATT CAGCGAAGCCGATCCCGCTTTCGAGCTGCGTGTTGAGCTGTACAGCTGCTGCTCAGAGGAGGACTTCACGGCGGGGAGTACGCCACGGAAGCTAGCCAGCAAGCTGAGCTCCTCCTTGGGCCGCTCGGCTGGGAAGAAGCTGCGGGCCGCCATGGAGCCCGGTCCGTGCAGCCCGGTCACCAATGGAGGGGCGTGTCCGCTTCTGCTGCCCGTTCCTTCTGTACC GGGCCCAAAGTACCACCTGCTCGCTCACACCACCCTGTCGCTGTCACACGCCCAGGACAATTTTCGCACACACGACCTCACCATTTCAGGCAACG aAGAATGCTCCTACTGGCTGCCTCTCTACGGAAGTGTGTGTTGCCGGCTTGCAGCCCAGCCTCAGTGTATGACCCAGCAGATGATGAGCGGACCTTTGAAAGTGTCG CTTGGAGGTGGCCCACACAATTGGACAAAAGTCTACGCGTTCCTGAAAGGAACGAGCCTCTCCTGCTACCGACGACAAGAAGACATTCAGGACGGCGTCGACCCGGCGTTCACCATTGCCATCAACAAG GAGACCAGAATACGCGTGTCGGATAAGGACGCCCAGGGCAAAGCTCAGAACGTTTCCATCAGTAACCGGTACGGCGGCGAAGACGTCACGCACACGCTGACCACAGACAGTCGAGAGGAGACACATAGGTGGATGGAAGCCTTCTGGCAACACTTTTATGACATGA gcacgtggaagCAGTGCTGTGACGACTTGATGAAAATTGAACAGCCGTCACCACGGAAACCGACTCCCCTCACACTGAAGCAAGGCTCCCTTTACCATGAAATGG TTATTGAGTCATCAGATGAGTTCGGCAGCAGCGTGTCGGACATGTTGGCTCGAAGGATGCGTGAGTTGGAGCTGCGCAGCCAGCTGGGCGTGTCTCCAACCTGGATGTCCCTCTTTGAGGAGAACCACCCCAAAAGCGCCGGCCCCCCTCGTCCGTGTACCTCTCGCCTGCCCGGCCAGGGCCCCCTCGACCCCCGACGCCTCTCCCGCAGCCCCGCCAGCTCCCCGCGGGGTCTCCTGTCCTCTGACGCCAGCCTGACGTCAGACAGTGACAGCCACTGCAGTACCAGCCCCTGCTCCCGCCACCATGGCTGGCCCGAGCCCGTCCCCGGCTTCTCCCTGCCGTCCCCCTCCCGTCCAAGGCCGCGTACCCTCTCGCTGGACGCCAAGCTCAGCACGCTGCGGGGGAGGGTCTACGGGGCAGGAGGCGCCTTCCACTGCCAGCCTGCCTCTTCGTCGCGCTCGCCACTCTCCCAGCGAAGCACGCAGACCGCCTTGTCCTGCTCcagctccacctccacctccagcagcagctccaGCAACAGCGAAGGCTGCGGACACAGCCCGGAGTCATCCGAGTGCGCCGCCTTCTCGCGGCCCTCACCGGCCAGACGCAGCCTCAGGAACCTCAGGGCCAGACTCGACCCACGGAACTGGCTCCAAAGTCAGGTGTGA